GTCCTGGGGGCGCTCGCCGCGCCACACCTTCTGGATCTGGAAGCGGCGCAGCGGGAAGGCGAGGTCGTTCTGGTGCTCGAGCACGTACCGCGCGAGCGGGACGGTGAGGTCGAAGTGCAGGCCGAGCGTGCGCGAGGGATCGCTGCTCTCGCCGTCGGCGTCGTCCTCCGCATGCAGGCGCCGCAGGACGTACACCTCCTTGTCGATCTCGCCCTTGCGCAGCATCTGCTCGAGCGGCTCGACCGCGCGCGTCTCGATGCCGGAGAACCCGTGCAGCTCGGCGACCTCCCGGAACACGTCGATCACGTGCTGCTCGACGAGGCGCTCTGCGGGCAGCCACTCCGGGAATCCTGACAGGGCGGCGATCTTCGCCATGCGGTGCACTTCCTTCTGGGTCGTCGGCAGGGCCGGGAGCCATTATCCCCCGTCCCGTGCGGGCCGCGTGGACGGCCGCCCCCGCCGCTCGCCGACGACGGACCGGGCGATCCCTGCGGCCGCGCCGCTGTAGAGTTCCGTGACGTGGTCGACCCGACACCCGGGACGGCCGCCGCAAATTGCCCGGCCGCCCTGTGGCGGCAGTGTCCCGCCCTGCAGCGGATCCCTTCGAAGGAGCTCACCGTGAGCGAGTCCGAGACTCCCCTCCCCGCCTCGACCCCCGCCGACCCGGCGACCGCGCCGAGCGACGAGGCCGCCGTCGCGCAGTCCTCCGACCCGGTCGCGGACCCGGCCCCCCAGAGCCCGGCGCCCGAGGAGGCGGCCGACGAAGCTCCCGCGGCCGACGAGGTTCCCGCGGCGGAGGAAGCGCCCGCGACCGAGGAAGCGCCTGCGGCCGACGCGACTCCGTCGGCCGGTTCCGACGAGGAGTCCGCGTCGGCCAATTCCGCGCCCGCTGAAGCCGCACCCGCAGAGGCGGCGCCCGCCGCCGCGAAGCCGACCCCGCGCGCTCCCGGCGCGCCGCGCCCCCGCCCGGCCGCGCCCTCCCCCGCCGCGCTCGCCGCGAAGAAGCCCAGTGCCGCGCTGCTGCCGGTCGCCCCGCCGGTCACCGAGTACGACCCCGAGCAGATCGCCGCGGCGAAGGCCTTCGGTGCGGTCGCCGAGGACGGCTCCGTCACCGTGCAGGACGGCACCCAGGTGCGCACCATCGGCACGTCCACCGAGGCGGACCACGACGCGGCGCTCGAGCCCTTCGCGAAGGCCTATCTGGACCTGGTCGCGTTCCTGGATCTCACCCAGACCACGCTGAACGCTCCCGAGCACACCCAGAACGAGCTCAACCGTCTGCTCGAGAACCTGCGCAAGAACATGAAGGAGCCGCAGGTCGTCGGCGACATCCCGGCGCTGCGCGCTCGCGCGGCCGAGCTGCGCGAGCAGGCCAAGGAGAAGATCCGCGCCCTCGAGGCGAAGCGGGCCGAGGGTCGCGAGGCCGCGACCCAGCGCCGCACCGAGTTCGTGGAGTCCATCGAGGCGCTGGTCGCCACCGATCCCGAGCAGCTCTCCTGGAAGAGCGCCGGGGAGACCATGCGCCAGATGGTGCCGACCTGGAAGCAGATGCAGTCCGAGGACGTCGCCCTGGACCGGCCCACCGAGGAGGCGCTGTGGAAGCGGCTCTCGACGGCCCGCGCCTCCTTCGACCGCATGCGCAAGCAGTTCTTCTCCCAGCTCGACGAGCGCCACGGCGAGGCCGCCAAGGTCAAGGAGGAGCTGATCGCCCGCGCCGAGGCGATGCAGGACTCCACCGACTGGGGCCCCACGGTCCGCGCCTACAAGGACCTCATGGACGAGTGGCGCAATGCCCCGCGCGGCAGCCGCAAGAAGGACGACGCCCAGTGGAAGCGGTTCAAGGCCGCCCAGGACGCGTTCTTCCAGGCCCGCAACGCCGACCTCCACGAGACAGAGGCGGAGCAGCGCAAGAACCTCGAGGCCAAGGAGGCCCTGCTGGTCGAGGCTGAGGCCATCGACCCGGGCACGGACCTCGAGGGCGCGAAGAAGGCGCTGCGCTCGGTCCAGGACCGCTGGGAGGAGGCCGGCAAGGTGCCGCGCGGGGACATGCGCCGCGTCGACGACCGCCTCCGCGCCGTGGAGCGGGCGGTGAAGGACGCCGAGCAGGCCGAGTGGCGCCGCACCGATCCGCGGACCAAGGCCCGCGTCGAGGGCGCGTCCTCGCAGCTGCACTCCGCGATCGCCTCGTACGAAGAGGCGCTCGAGAAGGCCCGCGCCGGCGGCGATCCGAAGAAGATCGCCGAGGCCGAGGCCGCGCTCGAAGCCCGCAAGGAGTGGCTGGCCGTCATCGAGCGCTCCGCCCGCGACCTGGGCTGAGCCGCCCGACCTCCCGCGACCTACCCTCCACAGCGCCCCGCCCGTCCACAACGGACCGGCGGGGCGCTGTGCAGCGGTACGGTCGGGTGATGAACGTCACGGACCCTCGCGCCACAGACCCGCCGTTCCTCGGCCCGGCAGAGACCGGCCCCGTCGGCCCCGCCGCGGTCGCCCCGCTGCGCTCGATCGGCCTGTGCGCGGCCTGGTCGCATCATGCCGCCGAGATCGCCGTCGGGATCGGCGCCCATCTCGAGCGCCTCGAGGAGACGCCGACGACGGTGGGGATGCTCGCCGACGGGGTCGTGGTGCGGATCCTGCCCGGCGTCTTCCTGCCCCCGGACCTGCTGGGCAGCGCGGTGGAGCGGGCCCTCGCGATCGGCTGCGCGCTCGGCGAGCACCTGCAGTCCCATCACGTGGTCTCCGGGACCTCCGCCGCCTGGGTGCTCCTGGGCGGGCATCCGTCACTGCCGCTCGAGCTGCTCTCCCCCGCCCACCGCGGGCGCGTGGCGGGAGTCGTGCTGCGCCATGCACGGCTCGCCCCCGGGGAGATCGACACCCTCGGCGGGGCCCCGGTGACCACGCCGCGGCGCACCGCCACCGACCTTCTGCGCTTCGCCCCGGAGCCGCTCGCAGGAGCTCTGCTGCGCGCCCTGATCGAGGCTGCCCTCGTGGAGGAGGGCGAGATCGCCGCCTCGCTGGAGGGGATGTACCGCCATCCGGGGGTGCACGCCGCCAGGGAGAGGCTGGAGCGCATCCTCGAGGACGAGGAGCAGTGGCCCCCTCAGAGGCGGTGGCCGCAGGTGACGGCCTGGGACGTGGCAGGGCGTCCTCGACTGATCCGCGACCAGGACGTGCCCTCGGGCCGGCCCCAGCGCCTGGTGGCGGGCCTCAGCTCGCGGTGAGCGGTGCCCCTGCGCCGACGGGCTTGCCGTCGGCCGTCACCCGGTAGACGTCGTAGACCCCCTCGACGCGCCGCACCTGGGCGAGCACGGCCTGGAGGTGGGACGGCTCGGCGAGCTCGAAGGAGAAGAACGTCATGGCCAGGCGATCGGTGTTCGACTGCGCGGAGGCCGAGTGCAGATTCACCTGCTGCTCGGAGATCACCAGCGCCAGGTCGGTGAGCAGGCGGGGCCGGTCCAGCGCCTCGACCTTGATGTGCACGAGATAGGCGGTGCTGTGGCGCCCGGACCACTTCACCTCGACCATGCGATCGGGCTGCTGCTCCTGGAGCTGCTGGGCGTTGGAGCAGCTGGTGTGGTGCACCGAGATCCCGGAGCCGCGGGTGATGAACCCGATGATCGGGTCGCCCGGCACCGGGGCGCAGCATTTGGCGAGCTTCACCCACAGGTCGGAGTGGCCCTCGACGATGACCCCCTGATCGGTCTCCGAGGTGTGCCGTTCCGCGCGGCTCGCCCGCGGACGGACCTTGGAGGGCAGTGTGATCTCGGCGAGATCCTCCTCGGCCCCGTCGGAGCCGCCGAATGAGGCGCGCAGCTTCTCGACGACGTGCTGGGCGCCGGTGTGGCCCTCGCCGATCGAGGTGTACAGCGCATCGACCGAGGAGAGGTTCAGGTCCGAGGCGACGGTGGCGAGGGTGTCGTGCGTGAGCAGGCGCCGCATCGGCAGGTCCTGGCGGCGGATCGCTTTGGCGAGCTCCTCCTTGCCCCGCTCGAGCGCCTCCTCGCGGCGCTCCTTGGAGAACCACTGGCGGATCTTGGAGCGCGCCCGCGGGGACTTCACGAACCCGAGCCAGTCGCGGCTGGGTCCCGCCTCGGGGGACTTCGAGGTGAACACCTCGACCACGTCGCCGGTCGACAGGGTCGACTCCAGCGAGACCAGACGCCCGTTCACACGCGCGCCGATGGTGCGGTGACCCACCTCGGTGTGCACCGAGTACGCGAAGTCCACCGGGGTGGAGCCCTGCGGCAGGGCGAGCACGTCCCCCTTCGGGGTGAAGACGTACACCTCCTGCGTGTTGATCTCGAAGCGCAGCGAGTCCAGGAACTCCCCCGAGTCGGTGGTCTCCTTCTGCCAGTCCATCAGCTGTCGCAGCCACGCGGCGTCGTTGGTGATCGACGCGGTCTCGCCCCCGCCCTGGGAGCCGGCCATCGCCTTGTATTTCCAGTGCGCGGCGACTCCGTACTCGGCCCGGCGGTGCATCTCCCGGGTGCGGATCTGGATCTCCACCGGCTTGCCGGTGGGACCGATCACCGTGGTGTGCAGCGACTGGTAGAGGTTGAACTTGGGCA
This genomic interval from Brachybacterium aquaticum contains the following:
- a CDS encoding RelA/SpoT family protein, whose product is MQEHPVSETAGRGLTPADPELRPPAVPPAAATPAAASAGSAPAASPRTPAPARTPSPAPRRSRSRLSFFSPRSGSAVDPLLAPLLETMAAVSPKENLEIVRQAYAVAERAHRGQTRKSGDPYITHPVSVATILAELGSPADVVAAALLHDTVEDTDYSLDQLRREFGEVIAVMVDGVTKLDKVTYGEAAQAETVRKMIVAMSRDVRVLLIKLADRLHNARTWKYVPAASAERKAKETLEIYAPLAHRLGLNTMKWELEDRSFQVLYPKVYEEIVSLVAQHAPAREQYLSTVSSQINEDLRKARIKAEVTGRPKHYYSIYQKMIVRGRDFSDIYDLVGVRVLVDTVRDCYAVLGTLHARWSPVQGRFKDYIALPKFNLYQSLHTTVIGPTGKPVEIQIRTREMHRRAEYGVAAHWKYKAMAGSQGGGETASITNDAAWLRQLMDWQKETTDSGEFLDSLRFEINTQEVYVFTPKGDVLALPQGSTPVDFAYSVHTEVGHRTIGARVNGRLVSLESTLSTGDVVEVFTSKSPEAGPSRDWLGFVKSPRARSKIRQWFSKERREEALERGKEELAKAIRRQDLPMRRLLTHDTLATVASDLNLSSVDALYTSIGEGHTGAQHVVEKLRASFGGSDGAEEDLAEITLPSKVRPRASRAERHTSETDQGVIVEGHSDLWVKLAKCCAPVPGDPIIGFITRGSGISVHHTSCSNAQQLQEQQPDRMVEVKWSGRHSTAYLVHIKVEALDRPRLLTDLALVISEQQVNLHSASAQSNTDRLAMTFFSFELAEPSHLQAVLAQVRRVEGVYDVYRVTADGKPVGAGAPLTAS
- a CDS encoding DUF349 domain-containing protein, which codes for MSESETPLPASTPADPATAPSDEAAVAQSSDPVADPAPQSPAPEEAADEAPAADEVPAAEEAPATEEAPAADATPSAGSDEESASANSAPAEAAPAEAAPAAAKPTPRAPGAPRPRPAAPSPAALAAKKPSAALLPVAPPVTEYDPEQIAAAKAFGAVAEDGSVTVQDGTQVRTIGTSTEADHDAALEPFAKAYLDLVAFLDLTQTTLNAPEHTQNELNRLLENLRKNMKEPQVVGDIPALRARAAELREQAKEKIRALEAKRAEGREAATQRRTEFVESIEALVATDPEQLSWKSAGETMRQMVPTWKQMQSEDVALDRPTEEALWKRLSTARASFDRMRKQFFSQLDERHGEAAKVKEELIARAEAMQDSTDWGPTVRAYKDLMDEWRNAPRGSRKKDDAQWKRFKAAQDAFFQARNADLHETEAEQRKNLEAKEALLVEAEAIDPGTDLEGAKKALRSVQDRWEEAGKVPRGDMRRVDDRLRAVERAVKDAEQAEWRRTDPRTKARVEGASSQLHSAIASYEEALEKARAGGDPKKIAEAEAALEARKEWLAVIERSARDLG